A stretch of the Pseudanabaena sp. BC1403 genome encodes the following:
- a CDS encoding DUF6920 family protein → MTYSLKLPLIVTVIVLIVALFAIVMMYGSDRWRSETDKLRIKLTNGQQLIQPKIYDQKEIVDLPEPVQRFFKTVLRDGQAIVTKASLSQYGQFHMNETEDKWHKFTATQLVTTQMLGFDWDAKIQMIPLIPFVNVFVHDTYLLGEGNLQASVFGLLTVAKMHNTPELNQGELLRFLAETVWYPTSLLPSQGVVWEEIDQHSSRATLTDGETTASVVFQFDAEGLITSMRAESRCYRVVDDKLMFMPWVGNFREYSVRNGMRIPLEGEVGWEHPEGVRLYFKGKITKISYEFT, encoded by the coding sequence ATGACGTATTCGTTGAAATTGCCACTAATAGTCACTGTTATTGTCTTGATCGTAGCCTTGTTTGCGATTGTTATGATGTACGGGAGCGATCGCTGGCGGTCTGAGACTGATAAATTACGAATCAAACTGACAAATGGACAGCAATTAATTCAGCCTAAAATCTATGATCAAAAAGAGATCGTAGATTTACCAGAGCCTGTACAACGATTTTTTAAGACTGTGCTTAGGGATGGACAAGCGATCGTCACAAAGGCTTCCCTCTCTCAGTACGGACAGTTTCATATGAATGAAACAGAGGATAAATGGCATAAGTTTACTGCTACGCAACTTGTGACTACGCAAATGTTAGGCTTTGATTGGGATGCAAAAATTCAGATGATTCCATTGATTCCATTCGTAAATGTATTTGTTCATGATACATATCTGCTAGGAGAAGGGAATTTACAAGCCTCAGTGTTCGGTCTTCTCACGGTTGCTAAAATGCACAATACTCCTGAATTAAATCAAGGCGAATTATTACGCTTCCTTGCGGAAACGGTTTGGTATCCGACATCGTTACTACCTAGTCAAGGTGTGGTCTGGGAAGAGATCGATCAACATTCTAGCCGAGCCACTTTGACGGATGGCGAGACAACTGCTTCTGTTGTATTTCAGTTTGATGCTGAAGGGTTAATTACAAGTATGCGAGCTGAATCTCGTTGTTATCGTGTAGTTGATGACAAATTGATGTTTATGCCTTGGGTAGGTAATTTCAGGGAGTATTCTGTTCGTAATGGAATGCGAATTCCCTTAGAAGGCGAAGTTGGATGGGAGCATCCAGAAGGTGTTCGCCTCTATTTTAAAGGAAAAATCACCAAGATTAGCTATGAGTTTACATAG